The window GTTAAGATGATTGAAGAACACCAAGGGCTAAAAATTTCATGTCCAGAGGAGATAGCATTTAAAAATGGCTGGATATCAAGAGAACAGTTATATGAACAAGCTAAATTAATGGAGAAAAATCAATACGGACAACATTTGATGAAAATATTAGAAGGAAAGATCTTATACTGATGAAAAAAATAGAGACAGAAATTAATGACTTATATGTTATTGAACCACAAGTCTTTGGGGATTATCGTGGTTGGTTCATTGAAAGTTATAATAAAGAAAAATTTATGGAAATAGGATTTAATTATAATTTTATTCAGGATAATCATTCATTAAGTGCAAAAAAAGGGACACTACGTGGATTGCATTTTCAATTAAGCCCAAAAGGTCAAACAAAATTAGTTAGATGCACTAAGGGTAAAATTTTAGATGTTGCTGTAGATTTAAGAAAAGGCTCACCTACTTATTTAAAATCTTATTCCATTGAATTATCT of the Acholeplasma hippikon genome contains:
- the rfbC gene encoding dTDP-4-dehydrorhamnose 3,5-epimerase, whose product is MKKIETEINDLYVIEPQVFGDYRGWFIESYNKEKFMEIGFNYNFIQDNHSLSAKKGTLRGLHFQLSPKGQTKLVRCTKGKILDVAVDLRKGSPTYLKSYSIELSDENKKQLLIPVGFAHGFITLTDNAEVQYKVDNLYSKEHDRSIKFDDPNFGINWGGLNPILSEKDKNAPYLKDSDVNFIYKENGK